The proteins below come from a single Argentina anserina chromosome 1, drPotAnse1.1, whole genome shotgun sequence genomic window:
- the LOC126792148 gene encoding uncharacterized protein LOC126792148: MVPSLINHTNSSNPISQIKINPSIQTAIDEFHKENPKLSHLIHQFYHSMQSRVDPTPESIWVYAALTFRSRNHPKGDIFDRVSAAKDLFQLLCSCIAPCTAAKGAALLAPVVRLVHDVVLDLPKNDLGVKKEKKAWKEVKNLVGVILGFVNVCCSSNGLGEVEHLGWSSSGLSCVWLDRNESVGKLLPLVSEGVIGELSERDGDVSYLAGVVIAEVFLLRMCLTCKGGGSREELEAELRSWAVGSMTGFQNVYVFEVLLRMLLEKTLPVTSLVSSDDEVLLRKVLYDAIILVEYSFLNPEKAIHISSEQMKIIAMRRLVLAHEAVEYFREHGDQRRSISYTSAFSSSQLYTQIVRWVKSQIPVEDSSVKSKGSSPKALIKLLLNLERQGFLVFGDSILKYHSLDMSKPPASKLDSDGVDDDPFFYIDNKGQGEPTDDGKVNEYISAAFLAAANTMTSTEKRGRKRKGEDSESEEESSLSDEDSE, from the exons ATGGTTCCATCTCTAATCAACCACACCAATTCATCAAACCCCATCTCCCAAATCAAGATTAACCCATCAATTCAAACCGCCATAGATGAATTCCACAAAGAAAACCCCAAACTCTCTCACTTGATTCACCAATTCTACCACTCAATGCAATCCCGGGTCGACCCGACTCCCGAATCCATCTGGGTCTACGCCGCATTGACTTTCCGGAGCCGGAACCACCCGAAAGGCGACATCTTTGACCGAGTCTCCGCCGCCAAGGACCTGTTTCAGCTGCTCTGCTCTTGCATCGCTCCCTGCACCGCCGCGAAAGGCGCTGCGCTGCTCGCTCCGGTGGTGCGGCTGGTgcacgacgtcgttttggatTTGCCCAAGAATGACTTGGGGgtgaagaaagagaagaaggctTGGAAGGAGGTGAAGAATTTGGTGGGAGTGATTTTGGGGTTTGTAAATGTGTGTTGTTCTAGCAATGGTTTAGGTGAGGTGGAGCATTTGGGTTGGTCCTCTTCGGGGCTGAGCTGTGTTTGGTTGGATAGGAATGAGAGTGTTGGGAAGTTGTTGCCTTTAGTGAGTGAGGGGGTGATTGGTGAGCTTAGTGAGAGAGATGGGGATGTGAGTTACTTGGCTGGAGTTGTTATTGCTGAGGTGTTTTTGTTGAGGATGTGTTTGACTTGCAAAGGTGGCGGTTCGAGGGAGGAGTTGGAGGCAGAGTTGAGGAGTTGGGCTGTTGGTTCCATGACTGGGTTTCAGAATGTTTACGTTTTTG AGGTTCTTCTGAGGATGCTGCTGGAGAAGACTTTGCCTGTTACCTCCCTTGTG AGTTCTGATGACGAAGTTTTGTTGAGGAAAGTGCTCTATGATGCCATCATACTGGTTGAGTATTCTTTCCTTAATCCTGAGAAAGCAATTCACATATCTTCCGAGCAGATGAAAATTATTGCCATGAGAAGATTGGTTCTTGCCCACGAAGCAGTGGAGTATTTTAG GGAGCATGGTGATCAAAGGAGAAGCATCTCTTATACAAGTGCATTTTCCAGCTCACAATTGTATACCCAAATTGTTAGATGGGTAAAGAGTCAGATTCCTGTGGAGGATAGCTCAGTCAAATCAAAGGGATCCTCACCTAAAGCTCTTATAA AATTGCTTCTTAACCTTGAGCGTCAAGGCTTCTTAGTGTTTGGTGATAGTATCTTGAAGTATCATAGTCTTGATATGTCTAAACCACCAGCCTCGAAGTTAGACAGCGATGGAGTGGATGATGACCCTTTCTTTTACATTGATAACAAGGGGCAAGGAGAACCTACAGATGATGGAAAAGTGAATGAATACATAAGTGCAGCATTTTTGGCTGCTGCTAATACAATGACTTCAACGGAGAAAAGAGGGAGAAAACGGAAAGGGGAAGACAGCGAGAGTGAAGAGGAGAGTTCACTTTCTGATGAGGACTCAGAATGA
- the LOC126792696 gene encoding mitochondrial inner membrane protease ATP23-like gives MADEPGTSSNGLTVTECQDMIRRSLRTPMVKFLLEHLDKSGCAIGDGFIKAVRCDQQISGGYTPGQGVILCSNHMSMQDDVNQVVIHELIHVFDDCRAANLNWANCAHHACSEIRAGHLSGDCHYKREFLRGFLKVRGHEQDCIRRRVMKSVTNNPYCSEAAAKDAMEAVWDVCYNDTQPFDRAP, from the coding sequence ATGGCAGACGAACCCGGAACCAGCAGCAACGGCTTGACCGTCACGGAATGTCAAGACATGATCCGTAGAAGCCTACGAACTCCCATGGTGAAGTTTCTGCTGGAGCATCTAGACAAATCCGGGTGTGCCATTGGAGACGGGTTCATCAAGGCCGTCCGTTGCGATCAGCAGATTAGCGGAGGCTATACCCCAGGGCAAGGTGTAATCCTGTGTAGTAACCACATGAGCATGCAAGACGATGTGAACCAAGTAGTGATACATGAGCTCATTCATGTCTTTGATGATTGTCGGGCAGCCAACTTGAACTGGGCCAACTGTGCTCATCACGCTTGTAGCGAGATTCGCGCTGGCCATCTTAGTGGGGATTGTCACTATAAGCGGGAATTCTTGCGGGGCTTTTTGAAGGTTCGAGGGCATGAGCAAGATTGCATCAGACGAAGAGTTATGAAATCAGTTACTAATAATCCTTACTGCTCTGAAGCAGCCGCGAAGGATGCAATGGAAGCTGTGTGGGATGTTTGTTACAATGATACACAACCATTCGACAGAGCTCCTTGA